A part of Drosophila willistoni isolate 14030-0811.24 unplaced genomic scaffold, UCI_dwil_1.1 Seg143.1, whole genome shotgun sequence genomic DNA contains:
- the LOC6648385 gene encoding A-kinase anchor protein 1, mitochondrial: MVSGRPLLYLSLPGVAFILGVFWFRRRNKNRLDKPDDDPTSSKSKDASVIETSVTVRKVNGVANGKLPQSSAASSKSMNINGTLVNGNDEKESSPTAMLYGKSAPIKIQSNGRSCSPGTKQQQLHQQQQQQIIDTEILKSKIQDAEHKTLCSIDEDFENLSSPRDLPDSVTRVSFYNRKSNINGSIKTVEPVVIKATRTPKISPENSFLDVGEKQQQQPSEQNNNCPGKEVEEEVILNQQQQQEQQTVVTDVQQQQQQQQPKRQVDAASPSLSICSIQSGDSGKGSSLPRSEATRIKTKYEFLFPISLIGQLYGRKRAFINQIKTKTLASVSLGKNPYSGKVRICTIEGTESEIDAALSMIRQRLPSKRYPNFTMQRIHFALPQTIVPLSTESLYNLQLKLIEGINNDVVVSAVLSGSHVFVQHPLHPSHPSLPMLQKGLYDSYTTMDAPLLPSIEISAVCVMPINEIWYRVQIVDTDPEDSERCLVKFLDFGGYMNVNFGLLRQIRTDFMSVPFQATECILSNIEPIDKTWSVEAAEILNKLTKGIVLQAQVAGYNSHNVPEIYLFASLGPNNVIFINKELVGRNLAKWVEMRD; this comes from the exons ATGGTATCCGGTCGTCCTCTACTCTATTTATCACTACCCGGTGTAGCATTTATACTCGGAGTCTTTTGGTTCCGGCGTAGAAATAAAAATCGTTTAGATAAACCGGATGATGACCCCACATCATCTAAATCCAAGGATGCATCAGTTATTGAGACATCGGTCACAGTACGCAAAGTAAATGGTGTGGCAAATGGCAAATTACCGCAATCGTCGGCAGCATCAAGTAAATCGATGAACATTAATGGCACCTTGGTCAATGGCAATGATGAGAAGGAAAGTAGTCCTACTGCCATGTTATATGGCAAATCGGCTccaattaaaattcaaagCAATGGACGCAGCTGCTCACCTGGCACAAAGCAACAACAGTtgcatcagcaacaacagcagcaaattATTGATACGGAAATACTTAAGTCAAAAATTCAAGATGCCGAACATAAGACCCTTTGCTCCATTGATGAAGATTTTGAGAATTTGTCATCGCCACGGGATTTACCCGATTCGGTGACACGCGTTTCGTTCTATAATCGTAAATCAAATATTAATGGTAGCATTAAAACTGTGGAGCCGGTGGTAATCAAGGCAACACGTACACCCAAAATATCGCCAGAGAATTCATTCCTTGACGTGGGtgaaaagcagcagcaacagccaaGCGAGCAAAACAATAACTGCCCTGGCAAAGAAGTGGAGGAGGAGGTTATACTtaatcagcagcagcaacaagagcaacaaacTGTGGTCACAGACgtccagcagcaacaacaacagcagcaacccAAACGTCAAGTGGATGCAGCTAGTCCATCGTTGAGCATTTGCAGCATTCAGTCCGGTGATTCCGGCAAAGGCTCCAGCCTGCCACGTTCGGAGGCTACACGCATCAAGACCAAATATGAATTTCTATTTCCGATTAGTCTGATTGGCCAGCTATATGGCCGCAAGCGAGCCTTTattaatcaaatcaaaaccaaaactCTGGCCAGTGTGTCGCTTGGCAAGAATCCATATTCGGGCAAGGTGCGGATTTGCACTATTGAGGGCACTGAAAGCGAGATAGATGCGGCTCTCTCAATGATACGCCAGCGTTTACCATCGAAACGTTATCCAAATTTCACAATGCAACGCATTCACTTTGCCCTGCCGCAAACTATAGTTCCTTTATCGACAGAAAGCCTCTACAATCTGCAA CTCAAACTGATCGAGGGTATTAACAATGATGTTGTGGTCAGCGCTGTACTATCCGGTTCACATGTGTTTGTCCAACATCCATTGCACCCCTCGCATCCATCGCTGCCCATGCTACAGAAGGGCCTTTATGACAGCTACACCACCATGGATGCTCCACTTTTGCCCAGCATTGAGATCAGTGCCGTTTGCGTGATGCCCATCAATGAGATTTGGTATCGTGTGCAAATTGTTGACACCGATCCCGAGGACAGTGAACGTTGCCTGGTGAAATTTTTAGATTTCGGTGGCTATATGAATGTTAACTTTGGCTTGCTGCGCCAAATACGCACGGACTTTATGTCGGTACCTTTCCAGGCAACAGAATGCATATTGTCCAATATTGAGCCAATAG ATAAGACTTGGTCTGTCGAAGCGGCTGAAATTCTCAATAAACTTACCAAAGGCATTGTCTTGCAAGCACAAGTAGCCGGCTACAATAGCCATAATGTACCAGAAATTTATCTATTCGCTTCTCTAGGTCCAAAT AATgtaatttttatcaataagGAACTTGTCGGTAGAAACCTCGCAAAATGGGTCGAGATGCGTGACTAA
- the LOC6648309 gene encoding nose resistant to fluoxetine protein 6 — protein MSRLEAFTVVIILWTAVLGNAAELQENIRLKDYRVMNKLRPLSVEFVDYYQNITIKDLQRDDASSKIPTPQDAQCFVDFALVVQGLSLGGIWAMRMIDSWGSLPSGILYGNRKDLGNYDECLSIDHVITAGHNVKGKYCFSEVKIGNLLLGSSALNVKTAVCFPSSCSADNMDILLKRLYKQLLGLNFSENSTLVNEASCRIAEREPLDGLTIFTIILLSIFACSMVLATLYDYFICEDQKKLPPIVKAFSARANSRSIFRIVDSKSNPNVIDCLHGIRCMSLIWVIFFHVYMIAVYLPNHNLVKIYPWSKSAFSMFVREAIFAVNTFFFISGLLVVLVVLRIMEKSKGKINLPMLYLHRFLRLTPVLALGILIYMKMLPLFRVGPISNGSFEDYEAVCKRTWFWNILYMQNYATTDICLSHSWYLAADMQLFLVASFLLIALYRWGNRAAAGIVVLILLLATCLFCEVYIKHWSLYSSNSHKVNFATHVQASPYLIGLLFGYFLHVNRGKTFKLNRIVVWLLWLISVGLLFACILGLYGFAKAVTSVPYLSEAFYLPMTRIAWPLALCWIVFACMQGYGGLANSFLSSPLWQPLSKISYCAYIFHMFFIVLNGSITRTSTHFSDYQVMLRFWGDFGFTILFAYLMCILIEMPFANLMDLLLPKPRKPSPKQQTEPEIQSSKVPE, from the exons ATGTCGAGATTGGAGGCTTTCACAGTGGTCATAATATTATGGACAGCGGTTCTGGGCAATGCCGCCGAACTTCAAGAAAATATTAGACTAAAGGACTATCGGGTTATGAACAAGTTACGTCCCTTGTCAGTAGAATTTGTAGATTATTATCAAAATATTACCATAAAGGACTTACAACGAGATGATGCAAGTTCGAAAATACCCACTCCACAAGACGCGCAGTGTTTTGTAGACTTTGCACTAGTAGTCCAGGGCTTGAGCTTGGGCGGCATATGGGCCATGAGAA tGATTGACTCGTGGGGTTCGCTGCCATCAGGTATACTATATGGCAATCGCAAGGATTTGGGTAACTACGATGAATGTCTGAGTATTGACCATGTGATTACTGCCGGGCATAATGTGAAGGGGAAATACTGCTTTTCGGAAGTTAAAATTGGTAATTTGTTACTTGGATCAAGTGCACTTAATGTCAAGACTGCCGTTTGTTTTCCCTCCTCCTGCTCGGCGGACAATATGGACATATTGTTAAAACGGTTATACAAGCAACTTCTCGGCCTAAACTTTAGTGAGAATTCGACTTTGGTTAACGAAGCCTCCTGCAGAATAGCCGAAAGGGAACCCCTTGACGGTTTGACCATATTCACGAT AATCCTTTTGTCCATATTCGCCTGCTCGATGGTCTTGGCCACCCTATACGACTATTTCATATGCGAAGATCAGA AGAAACTTCCTCCCATTGTGAAAGCTTTTTCGGCACGGGCGAATTCCCGTTCTATATTCCGCATTGTGGACAGCAAATCGAATCCCAATGTCATCGACTGTCTTCATGGAATACGCTGCATGTCCCTAATTTGGGTAATCTTTTTTCATGTCTACATGATAGCCGTTTACTTGCCCAATCATAATTTGGTTAAAATCTATCCG TGGTCCAAGTCCGCCTTCAGCATGTTTGTTAGAGAGGCCATTTTTGCGGTGAATACTTTCTTCTTTATCAGCGGTTTGTTGGTTGTCCTGGTTGTATTACGCATCATGGAGAA ATCGAAGGGAAAGATTAATTTGCCCATGCTGTATTTGCATCGATTTCTGCGACTCACACCGGTGCTCGCCCTTGGCATACTTATCTACATGAAGATGCTTCCGCTATTTAGAGTTGGACCTATATCGAATGGTTCCTTTGAAGACTATGAGGCGGTGTGCAAACGAACATGGTTCTggaatatattatatatgcaGAATTATGCCACCACAGatatt TGTCTTAGCCATTCGTGGTATCTGGCCGCCGATATGCAACTCTTTTTGGTGGCATCCTTTCTCCTTATTGCCCTCTATAGGTGGGGCAATAGGGCAGCAGCTGGCATTGTGGTACTCATTTTGCTGCTAGCCACATGTCTTTTCTGTGAAGTTTATATTAAACACTGGTCCTT ATACTCATCCAATTCACACAAGGTCAACTTTGCCACTCATGTTCAAGCATCGCCATATTTAATTGGTTTACTCTTTGGCTACTTTTTGCATGTGAATAGGGGCAAGACTTTTAAGTTAAATCGCATTGTGGTCTGGCTTTTATGGCTAATTAGTGTGGGCCTACTCTTTGCCTGTATCCTGGGTCTCTATGGTTTCGCAAAAGCCGTCACCTCAGTTCCCTATTTGAGTGAAGCCTTCTATTTGCCCATGACACGCATAGCCTGGCCATTGGCTCTCTGTTGGATAGTCTTTGCCTGCATGCAGGGTTATGGTGGCTTGGCAAACAGTTTCCTCTCCTCACCTTTGTGGCAACCATTGTCCAAGATCTCATATTGTGCCTACATCTTTCACATGTTCTTCATAGTTCTCAATGGAAGCATAACACGTACCAGTACACATTTCAGTGACTATCAAGTG ATGCTCCGTTTCTGGGGAGATTTCGGCTTTACAATATTGTTTGCCTATTTGATGTGCATTCTGATTGAAATGCCCTTTGCTAATCTAATGGATCTCTTGCTGCCCAAGCCTAGAAAGCCATCTCCCAAACAGCAAACTGAGCCAGAAATACAATCATCCAAAGTTCCTGaatag
- the LOC6648386 gene encoding sodium-dependent nutrient amino acid transporter 1 translates to MELKNIEQQPQLQNGNGTATENNEKGEQKPTEGGERTNWGNGLEFLMSCISVSVGLGNVWRFPFTAYENGGGAFLIPYIIVLFLIGKPMYYLEMIIGQFTSQGSVKIWSICPSFLGVGYGQAFATVCIISYYSSLLALTLYYLFVSFQSVLPWSYCRDEWTNCVNSRPEDYSSTMLEAARNATSSLLIGNETTSLADNDSVQLQSSSELYFLNVVIKEKLDISDGVGAPDWKLTLALLVSWIVTFLVIMRGVKSSGKAAYFLAIFPYVVLFVLLGRAVTLEGAVDGIIFFLQPQWGELLNPTVWKEAVVQCFFSLAVSCGPIIMFASYNRFDHSIYRDAMIVTTLDTLTSLLGGITIFAILGNLAHNLQVDNIREVVRSGTGLAFISYPDAISKFQAVPQLFSVLFFFMLFVLGIGSIVALQSTIVTIICDQFKSWKYWKVALVTSICGFLLGLVYVTPGGQWILTLVDFYGGTYVVFILAIFELAGIVWIYGLQNFCDDIEFMCNKRVSLYWRVCWSFFTPVMMIIIFIYSMATIEPLKYSDLYFPLAGDIAGWIVFAIGTAQFPLWGIWYISHHRNGNLWQSFVSCLKPNENWGPANPETKQAWLLFKSEKARQRASKTQSSKMGQFWQKVGNFCGSST, encoded by the exons atggAATTGAAAAACATTGAGCAGCAGCCACAATTGCAGAACGGCAACGGGACGGCGACGGAA AACAATGAGAAGGGTGAACAAAAACCCACGGAAGGAGGGGAACGCACAAATTGGGGCAATGGCTTGGAATTTCTGATGTCCTGTATATCCGTTTCGGTGGGTTTGGGCAATGTATGGCGCTTTCCCTTTACGGCCTATGAGAATGGTGGCGGAGCATTTCTAATACCCTACataattgttttgtttctgatcG GCAAACCTATGTATTACTTGGAAATGATTATCGGACAATTCACCAGTCAGGGCTCTGTGAAAATCTGGTCAATATGCCCATCATTTTTGGGTGTTGGCTATGGTCAGGCATTTGCCACAGTTTGCATCATCAGTTACTATTCATCACTGTTGGCTCTAACCCTCTACTATCTATTTGTGTCCTTTCAATCGGTATTGCCGTGGTCCTATTGCCGCGATGAATGGACAAATTGTGTGAATTCCAGACCGGAGGATTATTCGAGCACAATGCTAGAAGCGGCCAGAAATGCCACATCCTCGTTGTTAATAGGAAACGAAACCACTTCTCTAGCCGACAATGACAGTGTTCAATTGCAGAGTAGCTCCGAGTTGTATTTTCT AAATGTGGTCATTAAAGAGAAGCTGGACATATCGGATGGTGTGGGTGCTCCCGACTGGAAGCTAACTCTAGCTCTGTTAGTCTCCTGGATTGTGACATTTCTTGTGATAATGCGCGGCGTCAAGAGTTCCGGCAAGGCAGCCTACTTCCTAGCCATCTTCCCCTATGTGGTGCTCTTTGTACTCCTAGGCAGAGCCGTGACCCTCGAAGGGGCTGTCGATGGCATTATATTCTTTTTGCAACCACAATGGGGAGAACTACTCAATCCCACCGTGTGGAAGGAGGCGGTTGTGCAATGTTTCTTTTCACTAGCCGTTAGCTGTGGACCCATCATTATGTTTGCCTCATACAATCGTTTCGATCACAGTATCTACAG GGATGCCATGATTGTGACCACTTTGGATACATTGACCAGTTTACTGGGCGGCATCACAATCTTTGCCATTCTTGGCAATCTAGCACATAATTTGCAAGTGGACAATATTCGTGAGGTGGTGCGCAGTGGCACAGGATTGGCCTTCATTTCGTATCCCGATGCTATATCGAAATTTCAGGCTGTGCCTCAACTATTCTCTGTGCTATTCTTCTTTATGCTTTTCGTATTGGGCATTGGGTCAATTGTGGCCCTACAGAGCACCATAGTGACAATTATCTGTGATCAGTTTAAGAGTTGGAAATATTGGAAAGTGGCCCTGGTAACATCCATATGCGGTTTTCTTTTAGGTTTGGTCTATGTGACACCG GGTGGACAATGGATCTTAACTCTGGTTGATTTCTATGGTGGCACCTATGTGGTCTTCATTTTGGCCATCTTTGAGCTGGCTGGCATTGTTTGGATATATG GTCTTCAGAACTTTTGCGATGACATCGAATTCATGTGCAACAAACGTGTTTCACTCTATTGGCGTGTGTGTTGGTCCTTCTTTACGCCCGTAATGATGATTATTATCTTTATCTATTCCATGGCCACCATTGAGCCGCTTAAATATAGTGATTTATATTTCCCTCTGGCAGGCGATA TTGCTGGTTGGATAGTATTTGCCATAGGCACAGCCCAGTTTCCATTGTGGGGCATCTGGTACATTTCGCATCATCGAAATGGTAATCTATGGCAATCATTTGTCAGTTGCCTTAAGCCAAATGAAAATTGGGGACCAGCGAATCCCGAAACGAAACAAGCTTGGTTGTTATTCAAAAGCGAAAAGGCTCGCCAAAGGGCCAGCAAAACGCAGTCCAGTAAAATGGGACAATTTTGGCAGAAGGTTGGAAACTTCTGTGGCAGCAGTACCTAA